gtaagcacactgtggggagggaatgtatctgtttattgttgtattatactctctcaagtgcttagtacacacagtaactgttcaataaatacaattgactgactgactgaatatgttcTTGAcaactcctaagcactttgaggaACTCAACTAATTACAAAGCTACCTAGTGAAAACCcagccttgttaaaaaaaaaacaaagcattttAGGAGCTCCTGTAGGTAGCACGTGAGCAAATGATTAGATGATCATTTAGATGATCCAGTTCCACAAAGGAGAGTCCTACAGCGTCAGCGTCACCTTCACCAGCAACACCCAGTCTCAGAACAGCACGGCGTTGGTTCACGGCCTGGTGCTTGGCGTCTTGgtgcccttccccatccccgaGCCCGACGGCTGTAAGAGCGGCATCAACTGCCCCATTAAAAAGAGTAAAACCTACAACTACCTGAACAAGCTGCCCGTCAAGAGCAAATATCCCAGTGTAACCCAGC
This genomic stretch from Tachyglossus aculeatus isolate mTacAcu1 chromosome 22, mTacAcu1.pri, whole genome shotgun sequence harbors:
- the LOC119944060 gene encoding NPC intracellular cholesterol transporter 2-like, producing the protein MIQFHKGESYSVSVTFTSNTQSQNSTALVHGLVLGVLVPFPIPEPDGCKSGINCPIKKSKTYNYLNKLPVKSKYPSDQLPDQAVSCFPEQPPSKQI